Genomic window (Drosophila ananassae strain 14024-0371.13 chromosome 3L, ASM1763931v2, whole genome shotgun sequence):
TTTTATTTATGAGCAATATTCAAATTCTTCTGCACTATATAGTAGCCTCCTCGTGCAAACTACGCAATGCGCTTCGTCACCTACGTGGTCTGCTGCCCACAGTAACATAGAAGTATTACCTAAGATGTGCCTATATTGTGTAAGAAATTGTAGTTTTTCTTCTACtctttccatttccattttctaTTTCTACTTAGATTTTCTATTTATATTCCATTTTGCAGTGCATATTGCGACTGGCAGTATGCAAATGCAATTTCTTCAATTAACAATGCAAGCTTCAGGCCCAGTGAGCACACAACGCACAAAATACACATATTAAAGATATCAGAAATTATATGGCAAAAAGTAATTGGGTTATCTAGGAGAGGCAGAAGGGACAGTGAGATTCCGAAGGGAGCTGACCTGACCAACCCGGCCCGGACCGGCCCAGGTTGCCTGTTTAGCAGGGTAGCCTGGCAACTTTCCCATAATTTACACTTTATCGAACGATAACAAACAACCTGCATAATGTATGGCTCGCTCGGTTGGCCCAACCTCACCTGGCACAACTGGTTCACCTGGTGGGAGGAGTAACGAGGGAGATTCTGGGATGCGAAGCTTTGGCATTGACTGGCGTTTGAGGTCACAGGAGGGTGCCTGCGTAAAGGGCCACCATCCCGGGCCCTCGCCACTTTCAAACGCTCCTTGTATGCAAAATGCCCGTCAATCAGAAATGCCACAACTGCAACTCGTCGGTGCAcaccttttggccaaaagcaaaATCAGCAGtgtgtatatacatatatgggtgtgtgtgttaaCCCACATTTTGTCAGGATACTTGGAAGTAAGAGCCATGAGGATGAGGACGAAGATGACGACAAACCATTTGCATTCGAAACCCATAAAGGATACGACCCGTTCAAGATCGTTTGGGGAATATGgcataataaaattttaattcgtTGCGATTGATGAAGATGGAGAAAGACTTTCACCCTCGCTGGCTGATATTCCAATACATTACATTTTATAAGCCGCCCCCGACCCGGCTAATTTGCATAAAGCAATGTGTgtggggtgtgtgtgtgtctgaaTATGCCATTGATTGGATTTGTTTGACTTTTGCACTGGCTGATGGCATCAAGGATGGGCGGCGGATGGGATTTTTTTCGACGGAGAGTGGGAGGCATTGCCCGACCTAAGTGCCCGACATTTGCTAAATGGCAAAGGGCTACGTATCACAGGctcgggccgggccgggccgggccgggctaTATTCTCCCCATTTGCCCAACCGAAAATTGCACTTGGCTCGTTAGTCTGAATGGTCGGGTAATTACGAGCCATGGCCCTCCCACAACTCATCATCATCGGGCCTTTGTAACCTTCAAAGTTCGGCCAACAAAAATAAGGCAAGCGAACTGTTGCCGCTTTAATGCCCgtggttttggccaaaaaccacTCCGAAAAGGACGGCTTTAAATCCTCAATTAAATTATACAGCAAGCCCAGATCAATCAGCAAACTGCAAATTAGTTTCAGTTCATTTGGTCTGTGTCAATTGTAAACCCACTGGCCGCTACACATTCTCCGATGTCCACTGTCCAcataaatacacaaatatcAGTGTGTGGCCAGCACAAATATGTACTGgtgcataaataaattagcaATCAGAGTGTGTGGATAAATACACGGCAAGTATAATTAATATACCAGGATTAAATGGCGTAAATATCCACAATGAAGCTGAATCCTTTGTTGCGTTGACTCTTGAAATGGATCTTGACGAAATCGCTTTGGGGCCCACCTCCCGTCAAATAGGCATAGCCGCCCAGGCCCTCCCTCACCTGGTCAGTAATCACTATTTGTGTGATTGTTCTAGCTAGTTttggctttaaaaaaaaaagaggtaaaatttattataaaataggCCTCTTATGAGAGGTAACCTACGTTTTGGGTAAAGACAAAATCCCTGGTAACCACTCGCAAGAACTTGGACTTCTCGGTGATAATCTCGCGTCGTACGTGCATGTCCCGGAAGGCTCGGGCTCCCCAGGTGACACTATGGCTAGGGCCTCTCCCTTCTGCCTTTACGAAGGCGGCTAGTGATACCACTGACAACACTATCCAGAATTTCATTTTGGAAAATAAACCCATTTACGAGAAAGGGAAAGCTTTTatacttagagccccaaaaaCAAATCTTTTGTTCAAAAACAGCTGTAGCCTCGTCAATGAATCATTTCGGCTTTCAATATTTAACAATTGGATTTTGTAAAGGGGATTTCACATCACTTTACAATTAAATGGGAACGTGTTTATGTTTCTAGATGGAATATCTATAAGACCCTGAAATAAGGTCAATTCCCTATACTAAGCTAGTTCGCTACAAAAATCACTCAACTGTGTATAGAAATCTTTAGTGGTACCTTAATGATatcttttcttaaaatttattagCAGTGATAAGTCTTAGCATAGCAATattcaattgcaaaaatatttaaaataatttaaaaaatatatggtcaaatttttaaaaaaaggttgACCAAACACGACATTAACAAACCGGGGACTTCTGATGTTTAAATTGACCGACTATAGATCTTACCCCAATCCacactttttatacccttgcagagggtattataattttggtcaaaagtgtgcaacgcagtgaaggagac
Coding sequences:
- the LOC6493977 gene encoding probable salivary secreted peptide, whose translation is MKFWIVLSVVSLAAFVKAEGRGPSHSVTWGARAFRDMHVRREIITEKSKFLRVVTRDFVFTQNPKLARTITQIVITDQVREGLGGYAYLTGGGPQSDFVKIHFKSQRNKGFSFIVDIYAI